The stretch of DNA CGAACACtctttttcaacttcaacttcaaATACTCGTTTTCAAATTCAATTAAATATTGTCCAAACGAGAATAGTCCACTTGTTTTAAGTAGTTGTCTTAAAGGATCTTTTTTAACTTTGGATTTGGTTAGGTGGAGCAAAGGTATAGACAGTACCATCACCAGATGCAAATAATTGTAGCATCATTTGAGGAAGCAGCAGGAATTGGATCAGCAAAATCATACACTCAACTTGCTTTGCATACAATTTCGAAGCAATTTCGTTGCCTAAAAGATGCTATAACTGGACAAATAAAGGCGACAAGCAAAAGCTTAGGAGAAGAAGATATTAGCTTGGGAGGGAAAATTGAAGGATCATCATCTAGGCTAAGATATGTGGATCATCATCTTAGGCAACAACGTGCACTCCAACAGCTAGGAATGATGCAACCAAATGCTTGGAGACCCCAACGAGGTTTGCCGGAAAGAGCTGTCTCAGTACTTCGTGCTTGGCTTTTCGAGCATTTTCTGCATCCGTAAGTGCCAATTACTCGAAAAGCCGGTAGATATTCTTTGGATGATCTGACAGTGTTATAAATTCTTATAACGATAGTTCATATAACTTAAACTCACTTGAAAATAGAAGTTAACATCTGCAAGGTGATATTGTACATTGTCAAATCACTTATAAGGTAGAGATATGTAATTATTCGTAATAAGTGGAACTTATAATAACTTGAAAAATACAACAAGTAATCTACTATAGTTAGTAAAATTGTACTGCTAGTATACGAATTCTTTACCGTGTATCCTAAAAAATAAACTTCGATCTCATAAAACCATTTTACACCATGTAGAAACATTTTAAGGAGATCACAGTTACGATCTTTTtcaaatttattatataaattgAACATCTTTAAAAAATCATGTCTAACGAAATTTTCTTGGAAAATGACTAGTAAAAAGCTTTTGCCTAAAGTCATTTCTCTagagaaaattaaaataaaaccTGTTTTTTCCACCCTCCAAACTGGTAGGACCGGAGATGTAACTAgggattttatttttttggtcttGCAGGTACCCCAAAGATTCAGATAAAATTATGCTTGCCAAGCAAACAGGGTTAACGAGGAGCCAGGTTCTTGAAAATTCCATTATCTTCTCTTTAATTTTGCTAATAAGCtcgtaattttttaaaattaagttTTATAGCACtgtcaatataaataatttttacactATCAGGTCACTCAAAGAATATTGAGTTTGCAAtcttaaaaataagacaaattaCTTGCTACAGTAGGTAAAATAATATGATGGTATAAAAATTCCTTATACTAGACATGTGTATATAACTTAAAGGCATATGTGTATATAACTTGAACGCATTCTTGAAACACTTTCCTCTGTTGTGAAAGTACGTACCACTTCCTAATTAAATGCATGAATTGCAGGTCTCCAACTGGTTCATAAATGCTAGAGTTCGACTATGGAAGCCAATGGTGGAGGAAATGTACTTGGAAGAAGTGAAGAATAATCAAGAGCAAAATGGTTTAGAAGAAAACGCAAACAATATTGAGCCTAACAAAGAGATGCGCACAAAATCAAGTTCTCCACAAGAGACCACTAACCTTAGAAAGGACAAGCAAATTAGTAGCATATTGCAGGATGCTTCTCCCACAGAAATTTCTTGTTCAACCATTTCAACATCTCCAACTGCTGGCTCACTTCCAGCTCAAGCTGCAGGTTTTtctaatctctctctctctctctctctctctctctctctctctctctcacacacacacacacacacacacaaatacaCATAGCTACTACATCGACATTTAAACTCGACGTTACATGCATGAATCATACTTGATAAACAACCTAGGATGACTTAGTCAATACACACACAACTATAAAAGAGTAGCAGCCAAAACAAACTTCCTAAGGTCGTACCTAAGATCAAAAGGAATTTCTTGAAAACTAACTGCATACCTGAAATTACGCTCTCTCTCTAACACACACACATGTACTACATCAACATTTAAACTCGAAGTTACATGAATCATACTTGATGAACaatccataaacttcaaattctggATCCACCTCTGCCATAAATCATAAATGATTTACTGTAGTTATACAATATTGTCGATATATAGGTCAACTAAGCTCATTACAATTTGTCTCTCTTAAATTGTGTGTATGTGTTGAGACACATTATCTAACAAGCTTCTCTCAACAGGTTTCTCCTTCATTGGCTCATTAAACATGGAGAACAGTACTTCTGAAAGGAACAACAAAAAGCCAAGAAACGATATGCAGAATTCTTCAAGTAGTATTCTCTCAATGGAGACGGAAATGAAAGCCGGAAACACGCGCAAAGGCGAAAAGTTCAACGGCGATAACAGGCAAGCAAGAGATCAGAGCTACCCTCTAATGACTGCCTATAGTACAATGGGAGAATTTGGAAGGTTTAATCCAGAACAACAAATGGCCACAAGGTTTCAAGGAAATGGTGTTTCTCTTACATTAGGGCTTCCACCTTCTGAAAACTTAGTCCTCTCAGGGAATCAACACAACTTTTTGCCTAACCAAAACATTGGGATTGAAATGGGAAGAATTGAAACTCATTACAATAGAATGACCAATCCTCAACCTTCTCATCCAAGTATAACCTATGAAAACATTGATTTTCAGAGTGGGAAGCGATACGCGGCTCAACTATTACCAGATTTTGTTTCTTGATACATATAATCTCACTGATCTCTCCCTTTCAAGTCTCCAGAAAAGTTTTGCAGGTAATATTGGAAATATATGAATGCCCTGAACCTCATTGACAATGCTAGCGGAAAGAAGTTGAGACATGAAAGTACAACAAGTTTGAGGAAATTTTCAGGTACATGATGTATAAAAGAAGGGAGTTGAGCTTTAGTCATATATAGGTAGAATTTAGTTAGTATATAGGTTATACTTCCAGTTTCTAATGAAGATacaattatttttgtttttctatTCAAATAGCTAGCTAGCTTGGATTATTTAAGGATGTTGCtgcaacaaaaagaaaaagaaaaaatctcAAGGAATGTAAACTATAGTATGTTGTAAATTTGTATTTGTTTTGTCTTAATTTGCATATATTCAGATAAATTTTGCAGCTATTTCTAAGGCTAGCGCTacattgttttttctttttgggtTTTTTGCTCGGTGTCAAGTACCCGCTTTGAGCCCCGACTAATTAATCAAAAGTCTAGCTTAAAAATCTCACTTTGGGGTAAAACGCTCATTAACAAAGGctattttaatatagtatatcTTTTCATTGTCAATTTTGCAAAAATATGCCTTTCTTTAGATTGTATCAAAGCATGCTCGTGCTAAAAGAATGCTATAAATAATTATGCAAGAGCTGGGATAATATAAACCTACCCTTTGTAGGAGGCAAAGTGGAAAAGATTGTTGTCGATGTGAATTAGAGCCCTAGAAAAGAAGCAAGCTGTACTTTCTTTCCTAATCAAGAGATTATAACGTCTACCCATAATTATGTGGATGTTTGCTACAATCGTAAATTGTTACTACTTTTTATTGAGTTTAATTTATGTACAGTAAGTTTATTCCTTATTGAGTTTAATAGTCTTATTCATTCTCAAACAGCTTTAGGAAAGAATGATCAACTAGCTAGCTTACTCTAATTAGTTCTCCACTTTCCCGTGGCTCTGTAAATGTGCTTCACTAAACAAACATTATCATCAATGGTTTTGAAAATATGGCCTGTGACCCGAATGTGTTGTTGAATCTCGTAATTTGAGATATATTTCGAGTTGAGTGAGTTTTCTCCCAAGAACCttaattttgaaaatttcaaaCTAGCCCTATTTTTATAGAGGCTCCTGGGCTAATTCACTTAGTAAGCTCCATCACATTTTATAGCAGAATTGAAAGGACTATTTACAGTACAATCATGCATCTCTATAACAGCATTCCTATATAATAACAATTATCTATAAAAGCTAAACTTTTTCGGAactaatttttatgttatgttataatatatgttctctataacaacacttcgctataacatccaaaaatattcggaacaaacgagaCTGTTATAAAGAGATTTGACCGTATACTATTCACCTTTCTCTTTGCCCCTAAAAGGTTATAACCTTTTTATAACAGGTGTCATATCCAAGTATATAAAATTTAGACTTTAGTTTTTATAGGCTGGAAAGGATAGTACTAGGCCAAAGTTGTGAAAAAAATATGAGTCCTTATTATTAGGACTCGTTTGGCTATAgattttgttaaaataaatttgggttttatttaGCAAACACATGTTtagccatagattttgcctatattttggcaaaatcccaaatctcaaatcccaaaatcagCTCAATAGcttgttttgggccaaaatatcattattatatttttaaaaaattaccccaaacttttgtattttataaaatagCCCATAATTTATTATGTTGTaacaatgttgcttcgtcttctcggtcatctgatagtgtatcatgtagttcattataaaaacgataattttgtatcaaatttatttatattcaagactatggtttgcgataatataatgaatgttattgataatggtattgttgggtatttgtgatagtttttagaacttgttggtataagtcatgtttcatgtttttccaaaataaatttgggaaatatgttttgaaaactgatgtccaaacacattttcatcttcaaacaaaactccacccaaatcagatttttcataacaaatttgggaatctatgccaaacgctagcttagttTAATTTTGAGTGCGTGTGTGGATAACTGAGATATGATTGACTATTCACCCTCTATAAATCGAGACTAACCTCCTTTCTCTAGTCTCATAGAAAATCCTATCATATTTCATGTATGAACCATGATAAAATTATGAATTGTTATGAACCATCTTCGTGTCAGTTGTGATAACTAGTGGTTATAGAAGTTAGTCCCAAGCTTATACAACCAATATATTATTATCGCCAGCAAATTATGGAATTTAATGGTATGTAAATTTTAATCTTAACTAaagattatatatattttttatactccctccgttttaatttagatgagTTAGTTTGAGTCGACacagaatttaagaaaaaaagaagacttttaaaacttatggtcttaaaagcttaagggtaagctttgtggggccatgacatttatGTGATTACAAAAGTATCtaattaagggtaaaatagataaaatgaagagtttaaagttgaattatcaTCTATTTTGACACAGACTGAAAAGAAAAGTATATCAtttaatttgaaacggagggagtatttttTTTATGGTCATAATTAAATTTATTACATGTGATATCAGTGCCATGATAGATAGAAGTTGCAAAACATATAAATGGAAAAAGTTCCTAAACCTAAAGGggaaaaaacgaaaaaaaaaaaagaaacaatacTTAGCAACGTACATAGCAGTGCATTGCTGTTGGAAATATAGTATTCCGCACATGAATAATATCCACAGTAAATAACAAGAACaaaagagtgacaacgatacCAAATCTTTTAATAGGGTAAAATATAATACTCGAGCAGAGTAATATAATACCACTTTTTTTAAACATTTAAATCCCTATCTTGTATTATTATTGAACAAGATTACACAGGAGGGGAACCAAAAACTTTACCTCCGATAATACAAGCAAAAAAGGAATATAAGGGTGGGGATGTGGACAAACATGGGGTTTCCCTTCAAACAAATTATCTCTAAAAAAAGGTATCCTGATCAAATAAAGATTCTCTATTCCCCGAGAATCCTTATATATTCAAAGACCTTAATCTATACCCTTTTTATGGGATCTAATTCTAAAATTTGGTAAACCAGTCCTATCCATAATATAACTTCCTTTAGTAGCTCGAGGAAGTTCATTAGTATTTGTGAAGATTTTGGAAGAATCTTCAATAGCAACAAATTTTGCCAAGGCATCAACAATCATGTTTGCTTCCCTGAAGCAGTGAGAAACTTCAGCATTAAGATGCGCCATCTTATCCCGAATACTAGTGATCCAGTAATGCAACTTTCAGGAAGGTTTAGTAGACCCTTTGATCATGTCAACCACTATCTTAGAGTCCAATTCTAATATGATGTTGTTGAAATTATTATCCATGCACCATAAAGTTTGCTGCTTGAATCTCAGCCATATTATCAGAGTAAAAGATCACGGAGACAGAGAAAGCCATAACCATAGAACTACTTTGATCTCTAAGTACTCCTCCTGCTTCAACCTTGTTACCAGTGATCATAGAACTTCCATCAGTATTCAATTTGTATCTAGTTGAACGAGGTTTTAACCAATAGATTGGGATATTGGTTAGTCTAGACTTGAACCTTTTCACTATCTCAGAGAATTGATTCCAATTCGATTTCAGAGGAAAGTGCTGATAATCATTTCTAATAACAATCTTCAGGTTTAAAAAGATTTCATGAATGACTTTTCTTATTGACACATTCACATGGCCATACTTTGAAGTACAccttcttttccataatttccagCAAACCAGAGAGGGGATAAGCTTTAGAGCGAGGTTAAGCATATTATTGCCAGTATTCTGACTCCACCAGCTCCACATGAGATTCTTAAGATGACAAACATTATACCTGACTCCAAAATAGTTAGCATAGAAAGTCCACACCCTTGTGATAAATTGGCTTTGCACAAATACATGAAATGAGGATTCATTGCTAGCAGGAAGTCAGGAACACAACGAGAGCATTTGGAAATTACTTATTGTCCAAATCTATTAATCGAGTCGTCCAAATTTACTTGTTATAATACTAATTATAACTTGGTAGTATTAAGATACTACTACACCTTCAAaaaaataacactctttattttacaTAACTTATTATAATATTACCCCCATTTTATTTTCTTACAGATTATAAAAGATAGTGTGTGGATTTCTCTCACTGCTCCTATTACTTCTCTCATTTTGGTATGTTTAAAATAACGAACAAAGGCTTCTATTTGTAGCAAACCTCACCGTCCAAGTAGCGAATCAAATTTGGCTTTACAAAATCAGTTTTGTAATATCGGATTTGGCTTTTGCAATTTGCAAATGCAAATTGCACAATTTGTTGCTAAAGTTGCAGCACTTACAATTACCACTCTTTTCTCCAATCatagttttttttcttctttttagtttcttttattttatgAGGTCCCACAAATTTTttccttaattttaatttttttttttcattatagGTCTTGATCTTAATCTCAAAGAACCATCAAACTTGAGAGGCTTTGTTAAGATATCCACAACTTGATCATGACATTTCACATACTTGAGCTTTATCTCCTTCTTGGCAATACATTCTCCGATGAAGTGATGTCTTTTGTCTGTATGCTTGCTTCGATTATGATACACCGGATTCTTGGCAAGTGCCTATGCGAATTTATTGTCAATACAAATCTTTGTTGCTTCAGTTTGTGGCAAATTGAACTCCTTCAATAATCTTCTGATACGATTAGAGATAAACAAAATAACagaatatgaaaataataataattaaagcaAAACTAATGACAGGGTTGATTAAGATAATCAAAAGTAGTCtggataataaaataaaataaaaatctagAATCCTAAGTGAACGTCTCAAGCAACAATCGAAAAATTATCTGATCGCCACCCAAGAACGATAAATTAGAACCCTAGATTTAAAGAAAGGAGAAAAGGATTACCCCCAAGAATCCAAGTCTTGAAAATAGGTAATCCAAAGTCGAACTCGAACCAAGAGGTTCCAAATCTCTCTCAAGAGTTTTCTTATGTCAAAATATGCTAAGTTCCTAATGAAATAATCCTAGGCTATTATAAATACCCAATGGATAAAATAGGATAAGTTTCAAAGTTAATGTCCCAAAAAAAACTCGTTAGGCCAAACCGTAGCCTCAACTGTAATCCCAACCGTGATGCACAGCTGAACCGTGATGAATTCCAGAAGCTTATTTTCTTCAGCTCTTCAGGGGCCTCTTGAACTGTAGCCAACAGTTGGTGAAACTGTGTCACACGGTTTGACTTGGGGTCTTGATTATTCAATTCTCAAAATTCCAAACATAGTATCCTTTGTATGAATCCTCCAAGTGACTCTCCAAATATTTTCTAATCGATTGTTGAAGACCATGCGGCTCCTCAGCATGCATCCCTCAGGCGTTCTTGGACTTGGAGTGAGTCAATGGTCCACTAGATAATTCAAGATCATCTCTAATATTTTCCGCTTTGCCCGAGCTATCTAGGATCGTATCATCTTCTCATAGCCAAATAGCATAGATGATGTCGCTTTCACATATTCAACTTCACATGTCGAGAGAGTAATAATGGattgtttctttgaactccaGCAAGTAACAGAATAACCCAAGAGAATTACAAAATTAGTTGTGTTTTTTGTATCATCAATATCTTCCACATAATCACTATCATAAAATCCCAATAGGTTGAAACcactagaagaagaataaaatatcTCAGAGTCAATCTTACCTTTTAGGTAAAGAAGAATTGTTCTAGCGACCTTCGAGTGATTGGAGGTAGGAGCTTCTATGATTACTCCAACCGCAAATAGTATATCTAGCCTGGTACAAGCCAAGTACCTTATGCTTCCAACAAGACTTTTGAAAAAAGTGAGTTATTTGAGTTCTACTTTTCCTCCTTCATCAAACTTTAACAATTTTATTTTACTCTCCATTTGCGTGTTCACATGGTTGCAATCGAACACGTTGAACTTCTTCAAGATCTCATTTGTATAGTTTTATTGAGAGATGAAATTGCCTTCCTCTATTTGCTTCACTTTTAGGTCCAAGTAGTATGATATGAACCCTTCGTCTGTCATCTCGAATTCATAGGACATATATTTCTTAAAAGATTCAAACAAGCTTAGGTTATTATTAGTGAACAAACTTTGATTATTACCGgtgaaaataagatcatcaacatagagacaaacaagcaagatatctccattagtatgaactttaaaGTAAAAAGCATATTCAAGGAGAAAATGAGTAAATTCACTGTCTTGAAAATACTTTTCAATGCGACTATTCCATGCTCGTGGGGCTTACTTcaatccatataaagctttcttcaacTTCAACAcgttatcttcatatttttttACCATGAAGTCTaatggttgttcaacatagacttcttcttgAAGATAACCATTCAAGAAGGCTGACTAGACATTGAGTTACTGACTCTTCTACTTTATTTGTGCCGCTAAAGAGATTAACAAACAAATCATCTCTATGCGGGAAATATATGCATACACTTTTTCATAGTTAATGTTTTGCCTTTGCTTGTAACCTTTAGCCACACGTCGTATCTTTTATCTTTCTACATCTCCATCGCCATTCTTCTTTGTCACCATTTTGCTCCAATTTTTTGATGACCCTTGGGTAGAGTTGCTCCCATGTATTATTCTTGTATATTAATTTGATTTTCTCCTCCATGGATTGCCTTCACCTTTTATCTGTAATAGCTTCACAAAAGTTCATTGGTTTACTATCAGCAAAGAGATagtataaaaaattaaattagtaatttcTTTTGTGCCACCATAGAGCTCTTGAATACTCATTGTCTATTGTGGTGGTTCATTTTAATTTTCTTGAGAAGAAAAAGATACAATATTGGTTGGTGAAGGAGGTAAAATTATATCTTACACGGGTTCCATGGTCTCTAGTTCTTCATCACCAAAGTATGAAAGAAAACCATATGCCGTTTCTTCCTGATCCTCCTAACTTcatgcc from Nicotiana tomentosiformis chromosome 11, ASM39032v3, whole genome shotgun sequence encodes:
- the LOC104119721 gene encoding BEL1-like homeodomain protein 1; translated protein: MAMYYQGSSEIQADGLQTLYLMNPNYIGYTDTQQQQQQHLQQANMFFLNSATAGNLAHGPLPSQAHTQHFVGVPLPTSFHDPSRPSVHDVSASHHGLLQRLWSSDVQNSGGGGGGGGRNESQSHIPTAVVSPNSGGGTTTDFASQLGFQRPGLVSPTQQHQGLSLSLSPQQQQQQQMNFRSFPLDHHEISPHTNHQVGILSSSSPRTNTNNNHIRGSGASSSSFSNGMIVGSKYLKAAQELLDEVVNVGKNIKEVGAKEKDKLLDNELMPLSSDVAAAAPTSGSGETSSQKNSVAELTTVQRQELQMKKAKLISMLDEVEQRYRQYHHQMQIIVASFEEAAGIGSAKSYTQLALHTISKQFRCLKDAITGQIKATSKSLGEEDISLGGKIEGSSSRLRYVDHHLRQQRALQQLGMMQPNAWRPQRGLPERAVSVLRAWLFEHFLHPYPKDSDKIMLAKQTGLTRSQVSNWFINARVRLWKPMVEEMYLEEVKNNQEQNGLEENANNIEPNKEMRTKSSSPQETTNLRKDKQISSILQDASPTEISCSTISTSPTAGSLPAQAAGFSFIGSLNMENSTSERNNKKPRNDMQNSSSSILSMETEMKAGNTRKGEKFNGDNRQARDQSYPLMTAYSTMGEFGRFNPEQQMATRFQGNGVSLTLGLPPSENLVLSGNQHNFLPNQNIGIEMGRIETHYNRMTNPQPSHPSITYENIDFQSGKRYAAQLLPDFVS